A window of Lonchura striata isolate bLonStr1 chromosome 2, bLonStr1.mat, whole genome shotgun sequence genomic DNA:
gcaggtttaggttggacatcaggaaaaatctcttcacagaaagggtaaTTAGACATTGGAACGGGCTGCCCAGCGTGGTGGTGGAATTACTTTCCCTGGAGATGTTTAAGGAAAGACAggacgtggcactcagtgctatGGTCTAGTTGACACGGCAGCGTTCAGACACAGGTTGGATTCGATGACCTCAagaggtgttttccaacctGATGGATTCTGCGGTTTTGTGACTCGCTTGGCtgtccccgccgccgcctcagtGTCTCTTGTGTCACGCCTGCCTCCCTCTCCCGCAGCGACCGGACTCCCCCTGGGCGGGATCCTGGGAGAGACCCCAGCGAGGGGCCCCTCTGCCTGGGCACGGGCTGAGGAGACCACTGCTCTAACACAGCGCGGCAGGGCAGCGGCACGTCTGTCTCTAGCGGGGAAAAGACGGGTCTCCGCGGGCCCGGGGCAGGCGGTGCGCCGGAGCTgagggggagcggcggcggcggcgcggccgtgagggggagcggggccggggcggggcttCCCGCGGGGACGGCACGACGCGCCGGGGTTTGGCGGCGGCGCCATTTTGAATTGGCTGAGGGTCGGAGGCggcggctgccgggcagggtTCCGCGTCCCCCGAGGGAGAGCCCGCGAGGAAGGAGCGGATATGGCCGCGAATAGGAACTTGAAGCAAGTGCGGATCGAAAACAGCTCCCCAGCGGTGCCGCTCGGCATGgtggggggcggcggcggcggcaacCTGAAAGGATTGCGCGGCCTAGAAGGGGAgagtgaggcggcggcggccatGGCTCTGGTGCCGAGCAAAGAAGGTGGCGgagatgaggagcaggaggttggGTTCACCATCGATATCAAGAGCTTTCTCAAACCTGGCGAGAAGAGCTACACGCAGCGTTGCCGGCTATTCGTGGGGAATCTGCCTACTGATATCACCGAGGAGGATTTCAAGCGCCTTTTCGAGCGCTACGGGGAGCCCAGCGAGGTCTTCATCAATCGGGACCGCGGCTTCGGCTTCATCCGCCTGGTGAGGATCGGGcgggccctggggctgccccgTCACCCTGGGGCGTCTCGGAAAGCGGGAGGCTTCGGTGCCTTGCCCCCCGCCGCCTTCCCCTCCATTTCGGCGGGTGTAAAAAAAGGCACCAtctgcttctcctcctccctgctaGCGCAGTCCCCCCGCCTCTTCCCTCTTTCCCCTCCCGTGTTCGCCTCTACACATCCGAGCCGGACCTCTGCATTCAGAGTAGTCCTCTCAGCCCCTGGCGTTTCGGTCCCCGTCTCGTCCCATGGCACTTAATACAGTTAATTTTAAAGAATGGGCAGGATTGTTTCGAAATACAGCTGCTCGCACATCGTGAACGCGGAACTAAATCACGGAATTTAAAAGGTTGCGGACCGCGGGTTGTTTAAATTGCTTGTGCCCAGATAAGACTAGATTTTTTAGGGGTAATACAGTATTTGATTAAACATGCTCGACTTAAGCATGGAAAAAACCGAATAATTCGAAAAGTTAATGATACTGTATTTAAATGGTATGCAAGATTAGTTTTCACGATTGCTCTGcttaaaacacagatttttatcATTCTGGGAATAGATTTAGAGTGCTTTCGGTATTTAGTAATGatttttccatatattttaCTGGGTAGGGTTTTTTCTCTTCGGTTGTCGTCTTAAAATACTTGTGGCATTCTGCCACGCATCTTTTACCCTGAGAATTCCCCGTCCTGAAATAGCAATTTTATGGAGGAAGTGAGATATACTTACATGTCGTTACTCATTTTTGTCTGTAATAGAAATTAGAGCTTTTATGTGaacttctcttttttattaCGTTTAGGGAatagctatatatatatatatatattttaacagCTTGCCTACCCAGTTGAACTGTGAAGAAATATATAAAGAATTTCCTTAAATGTCAGATATTGCAGTTATCAAACATGGTGAATATTTTTGAAGTGAGAAAAAAGGTTGATTTACACTGTCTCATGGATGTGGGTGCAGAAAGCCCATTAATGTGAGACGAATGAATAGATGAGCAAAGCAGgtaatttcataatttcttgATGAATGTTGAATTGGACATCCATTGAGAGCAAGTGCGATATTTTGacttatttaaaagcaaaacaaaaacccaactcaAAATACCTTAGGGTATTGTTTGAATACtgtttcctgctgctgggagctaGCCATGCAGAATATAAACATTTAAGCAGGTAAACGTGAGAAGCAACAACTTTCCAACTTTACTCAAAACCTTTATAGAGCAGCAGCATCATAATGAGAATTTGTTAAATTGCCTAATGTGCAACAAAAAATTTACTCCTGTGTAGGTTTTAGAATAAATAAACCATAGGGGGTAATTAAtgcatatttttttgttttcaatcaGAGGACAGGGACCTTGTTGGTTTgcttcttggtttttttttgttgttgttggtttggtttggttttttgacTGAGGGGGAAACAAGTTGAATGATCCTGGTGCCAGTATACTCAAGTGAAGGAAAATAACTTTGCTGCTTTTCGGGGCGGGCACACAAAAGTGATACTTAATGTCTTCGAAAAtaaaagatataaaatattttatatttttataaaggaATCTAGGACCCTGGCTGAAATAGCAAAGGCAGAACTTGATGGTACTATTTTGAAGAGCAGACCACTTCGAATTCGATTTGCTACCCATGGAGCTGCCTTAACTGTAAAGAATCTGTCGCCTGTGGTTTCCAATGAGCTGCTGGAACAAGCATTCTCGCAATTCGGGCCCGTGGAAAGAGCGGTTGTTGTAGTTGATGATCGCGGCAGAGCTACAGGGAAAGGTTTTGTAGAGTTTGCAGCAAAACCTCCAGCACGGAAAGCTCTAGAAAGATGCAGTGATGGGGCATTCTTGCTTACAACGTAAGTTCAcagatttttgtttgattttgtgaGTATATCTTCCCGATGTGAGCAAAAATTGCATTCATGGTATTCCCTAGTTCTTAGTTTGTTTTCAAATTCTGAAAGCCATGAGGTTAGAAAATTAAGTGTTTTGCATGAATACCACAAAtactcttgatttttttaagaaaacctTCTTTCTCTGCTTATTGTTTATAAGATTTCTTATTACCATATGAGAGTCTGAGAGcaaaattctggatttttttcttgttcataTGCAGTATAATAAGGCATTTTCTGTTGAGATTTTCATTGATTGCACTCTTCCTGATCCCAGTAACAAAGTGACAAAATAATATTCTTTGTTTCTTAACAAATCAGTGTGTCACATTGCAGATATTTCTGTAGACTAAAGAAAGTGTTCATATCCCAAAAATTATTTGTGGCTTGTAAGGCCAGGATTGTCTCACTGTTTTAAACTGAAGACTGAGATTCTGAAGAGGTTTATATGCTTGATGTTTCGAAAACAATGTATTTCAAGGACAAGCAAGCTTGCAAATAGCAAGCATCTCCTATTTCTGTACTTGCCAAAGAGAGTTGCTAATTGCTGTACTTGACACAGTCAcaagtgacattttaaaatgctttcttaAAAAAGGTGTGAAATCATACatatttatgatttatttttatttctgtgattctCATTGGGAAAATAAGGCTGTAGTTTTGCAGTTCTTTTCCTGCCCTAGCTGTGCTATTCTTGAACTTCATGACACTTCCATGAGCCACTTGTGCTTGCTAAAACGAACAGAAAAGCCTTCATTTCCATGGGGGGCCATTGCAATCTGTTCAAGCTCAGGAAGGTGCTTGCTAATGTCAGGCCCAGCAGAGAATAAGGCGGGAGAAAATGCTGCCAGGAAGTTGGCAGGTGAGTAAGGGGTCTGGAACTCCAAATCCTGTGTGCTATTGAAGTGCCTGACTACATCTTTACTGTTTCTGGGAGGTGCCAGCAACTTGTTCTAATTCCCAGGGTTTTCTTGGCATTAGTAACGGAATGGAAGCCCGGTGAGCCAAACAAGGGAAGTAATGTAGTTCAGTGTTACATTAGTGCTGTTCTTGACATGAGAGATGTGGCAGGGAAAAAGAAGCTGGGATATGAGGGGAGGGTATTCTTGTTTTGCCAGCTAGATAGATCACTTGTATTGAAATGACCATGTAACCGTGGCCTGAGTGAATAAAAAGCACCTGAGCACTTACTTGCTTAGGTGACGTGTTCCCTAATGCATAGATAATTAGTATGAATCTGCTGCCATCTACTTTGATGTTCTGCTTCAGAGTcttaagtttttctttttaactgaaAACTCTTTGCCTAATCAGAACATTTTCCAGGTCTTGTGTAAATGTATCAAAACTAGACATTCAAAATTAGGGTTTTAGCATTGTTCTTTAAATCATAACTTGTTGGCACCACGGTTCAGTTGCATTTAAATAGCAGAACTGTCAGCAATTGAAATGCAGATGGCATCAGAAAAAACAGTTGCTGAGTTGTGGCCTTTGATTCTGGACTTCAGTGTGAACTTGGTGCACAGAGTAAAATATATTTGGGGGTCattggtttggttggtttttttttctcatgagaGACTGGGGCAGTAGGGGAAGGTCTACAAAGTGAAATAAAGGCATGGAacacaataaaagagtgctggtattttgaaaataatgcaCAGAAAATACTCTGTGTTTTGTAAACTCTGCTCCCAAGACTGATGCAAAGAGCTTTTTATGCAATTTAGAGTTTTTACACTGCTCTCTTTGGCTCATACTTGCCTCTGGTTACTACATATCAAGGAAGCTGTTTTCAGCTTTTCAGTTAGGATTTTGATTTGTGACTATGTGGTTGTTCAAATAAAGGATTTTAAATAACttaaacagaaatgtttttctaatTATTGCTGTAATATTAATACCAAATTATCAAGCTGTTTTCAGTTGTAGAGTAACTTGCAGAAGAACTAAGTTGTAGGAAGTCAGTAGAAATATGAATAGgttgtgctgctctgctttggCTTTGTTGCTTTCCCAGCACAATCATGGCCTCTGTGGTGCCTCTAATAAAAACAGAAAGGTAGGTCCTTCCTATGTATTTTGTAATTATTGGTAGATGGttttggtattttaaaatagcaagcaGAACTGTGTCAAGTAAGTTGTGATTTCTAGGCAGAATAGCTGGATTTGGTCATAAAAACAATTATTAAGGTAATTCTTAAGATTGGGATTCATTGGAATTCTGTGATTTAAGACAAGACACAGGAATTACATGTTAACTTTCTGGAGTGTTTCTTCAAAATGCTAAAGTAAGTTGCAACTGCTTCTTTAATGATTCAGTTATTAAATTGAAAATGTTTTCCAGAACACCTCGACCTGTTGTTGTAGAACCAATGGAGCAATTTGATGATGAAGATGGACTCCCTGAGAAACTAATGCAAAAAACACAACAGTACCACAAGTAAGTTGTGATTAGCCTTTTTTTATAAAACATTACTTATGTACTTAGTTAGCTTTGTAAATATACACTGATTTTTGAGTTTGTGTAGCAGGAAGTAGTGCTTTTTGTATGTTGTGCTGTTTTGTGCCAAAGGATTAAATAGGACCTTCCCAAATTTCCTAATCATGGTAAAATTCAGACTTGGCTTGTTAGTCTAGGAGTCTGTGCCTTTAGTGTAATAGAGAGATTCTTGGCCTACACTACAGTCAGTAGGAGCTTGTTGCCAGCCAACAATAGTAATTTATGGATTAGGGGTGTGGTCTAATCCTGTAGAGATTTTGAATACCCACAGATCTTTATGTTCTCTGAATAGCCCCTTAACTGTTTGCAGCCTCCCTGGTGTGTAAGTCTTTGCAGCTTCCACTGTGGAGGTAAAACTTTGTGCATGACATGAGAAAGTGAATCATGAGATAGAAGTCCCCTAATctgaaaatactaatttttaatattgtaaTTTGCCATCCATGTTGCTTGAAtctaaaatgtttattttgataAGACTGTAGAATACTACTTCTTAACAATTTGTCACTGTTAGGTACAATATTAGTGTTAGAATGGGAAATGTGGGCTCATTTAATGGTTACAGATTATGGCTAATATTCTGGGCTGTCTAGTAGGCATTGACACATACTTAAATAACTGGTTTAGTGAATTGGCTGCTTGATTTAGAAGGCTGAACACTGTTAATATAGTGTTGCAGATTAGTATTTTGTATTGATGTCAATACaaatttttatcttaaaattaaattgaatatttatttgggcagtttttggaaaattttatttatcgTAATGTCTGAGTTAAGTTTTGTCTGGTTTAGTATGTAGTCATCTGACAGGTTGATAAAAAGCCATATCTACATTTCAAGTGATAGTGTGTATGTTCTCTGGCTGTTACAGCTGTTGATCTAAATATGTCCTTCTGTACATTTTTACTGCAAAATTTTTATTAGGGAAAGAGAACAGCCTCCACGCTTTGCTCAGCCTGGCACATTTGAGTTTGAGTATGCTTCACGGTGGAAAGCTCTTGATgagatggaaaagcagcagcgTGAACAGGTTGATAGGAACATTAGAGAAGCCAAAGAGAAACTTGAGGCAGAAATGGAAGCAGCTAGACACGAGCATCAGCTAATGCTGATGAGGCAAGGTAAAACCAGATCATCTACCAGTATTGAATTGTTGtgtgacagatttttttttttttttttttttttttttttactgtatagCATATTGAGCTGTATACTTGGGCATTTTTCTGATCACCATTTAATTAAGTGCATTTAACTGAGAAAAAGGAAGGACGACTTCTCTGTGCACATATTTCTTGATGATTTGCGGAAATTAATTAAGAATATGGTAAAGAGGTGATTGTCTAAGTCTGTTTTCTTCACTTCCTAAATTTATCTTTAGTAAAAAGTTTACTTAGCCTGTTTTTCCTGAATAGGCACATGTACTCCCAGTGTGAAGCCATGCTGTTTTTGTAAGGTCTTGTACAGAGCACAAGGTCTTATGCAAAATATAATAACATAAAAGCATACCTATATAATAACATGAAAAGCATAAGATCTTATACAGAGTGTAATAGCAtagaaaactgcttttaaatGCCAAATAGATGCTGCAGCACCTGAAATGACAACTGTTTCTTGGTTaattttccaagaaaaacaGTTGAAGCATTATGCTTCCTTGTAAGCACAGGTGTATATTAGAGGTGAGGAATGTGCATGTTAATATGATCCAAGAATGCTGCTGACAGCCCTCCCTCAGCAGTTAGACACAAATTGTAATTTTGTGTGTATGCGTGACTGAGATTTGTAAAGATGGTTCAGTGCTTAAGTTACAGGTTGACTAAATCTACTGTTGATACTGTTAATATTTAACAATGCTAGTTGTGTAGTTCCAGAACTCATGctctttaattttgtttgaattttttcaCGTGTTGCCTGTACTTGAGGGCAAAGTGAGAGATTACTTTCTCTTAAATTCATGTCTTAATTATGTGTTAAACTGAGACAAGATTACAGTGGCCTCTTCATTAAGATAGAAAACCACTTAATGGAAAACATCAAGTTTGATGTGTTTTTGGATAGTAGAGGTTTTTTTAAGGACAACATGAAGGAAAAGATATTCTGCTTTTTGAATATTTGTTTAATGTCAGCTTTAtatgaaaaaagagagaattatTCCTGCCATTAGAGAGCCACTAAAACATGAAAGCATGTGGCACTACTATTCTAGTgagaaaatatgtttattttagcATATGAGGCGGTCTTTTCCCCCTCACAGTTTGGTTAGCACAGTACCTCTTTAGTATCAAATAACTCAGAATTTTCTTAAGACTGATTTCTTCTTAGTTACTTGCCAACACTTGATTTTCAGAGCTCTAGAGATTAGTAAGTACTCCTTCTGTTTTAGTCTTCTCAATTCTTCAGCATGCATGAAAATAAGGTGGTATTTTCACTTGTACTTCTTTTCAAATTAGCTTCCTCTTGTTTTTCTGAACAGTGTGGGTCTAAGTTCATGACATGCCAAGAATATTGATTATATTAATTGTATCACAGGATTGTGTAGAAAGATGCAATGAAGTTTCTAAGGAACCAGAACCTAAAATTAATACTTTTGTATCCCTGGTGCATGAAGTCAAAGATGTATTGAAGTCATTATGAAATAcgaaataaaatgtaaaatgtcaTGTTTTAGTTGTGTAGTAGTTAAAAAGAAGACAGGATGAAGGATGAGCTTACTGGTCCGTATACTCTAGCAAGTGAAGGCTGTGTTAAAACATGAGAGCTAGTAGGACTGGAACTCCAGAACATGTTGGTTTGAGTACTCAGTTTTTTGTGCTGGGATATTAATTCTGAAGGTAGATTTAATTCTTTTGGTATGTGCAATTTTTCACTTTGAAGTGTCATGTTTTGACAGACTGAATCAGAAGTAATCAGTAAAGCAGAATACATATTTCCATGTGTAAGTAAATTGCATGGTATTTCTGATGTATGTACTGGTGGTATGCATCAAACATTTGTAAATATTCTCTCATAATGATGGTTAAATATATTATGAAAATACTGGAAAACATGACTGAATTTAAACAGAAGCTTAATTTTGTATCAATTATATGGAAACctggcatttatttttcatctttagaACATGAAAAATCAACAGCTAAAACTGCTTTAAAGTCTTTGTGGAGTTGGTATTCTAGCTTGTATGATTAACTTCTGAGGTGAGGGAATACTGTTACCTTCTGCTGTCTGCAATGTAGGAGGTTGAAGGTAAAACAAAGCCCTTGCCCTTTTACAAGCACAAGAAAGTGCAGAGGCTAATAATAGTGctttctatttgttttctttaaaaaaaaagtgctttagTGCAGATTTTTTCTGTTCAGAGAAAGGGCCTGTCAATCAAGAATTACCATCATTACAGGTCTTTTAATATTAATGTCTCTTGTATAGAGTCTGAACCtctatttctgtgttttcatctgGCTTAGTAAGGCTTTCTGCCAAGATACGGCAGTTGTCAAATGATACTGAATCATAATTTGCtatattgtattttttaacaTGCTATCAATTTCCAGAAAGGCAATAAACTATGCTATGGAGAAAAATTAGGAGAACAGTGAGAAAAGTAGAGAGCTACACCTTAAGAGCAAAGGACAGAAAATGATAGTGGTAGAGAGAAAGTAGGAAATCTTGGTCCTGTGTGCACAAGAAATAGGCAATGCTGTATAAATTTGGAAGAATAAAGAACTGAAAAGTAAACATTTTAGCCCACAGTGGATAGTGTTGTGTACAAGTTTGAGGAAACTGATTTGCATAactaaaaagatattttaattagTATAGTAGAGAAATGCATAGATAAAATGTGCAGAACTGTTGAACTAAAGCATAAAAGGCATGCAATGAATGGTATGGGAAAATGTTGCTTGTGGTTTCTATAAATAGTATCAAGTTGCCAATATCCCATGtatttaaacaataaaaaaacctaCTTTTTAACAAATATTATTCATTGAAGAAAGCATAAATTTCTAGGCAGAAATCAATAATGTGACTGGTCAGCAAAAGTAATTACTGTTAGTTATGCCCTGCTTTTTAAGGGCATTTTAAGTGCTTCATAGGAGGCTATGGCTGTACCTTTTTTGTGAGGTTAAAAGAATAGTCATTTGCAAGTTGCAGTAAGCAGAGTCATGACAGATCTTCATGGAGGTTCTGACTTCATGCACCTGAAGTTCATATGGCTTCTCTTTCACTGATGTGTGCCATGTAGAGGTCTGCAGCAGGTAATGGAGAGCATAAAAGTCCATGAATATTGTAGTGGTTTTCTTAGTAGTGTGACTTTAGCAGTGTACAGCATTGTAAGAAAATTGATGCCATGTCCTAGATGTAAAACCAGGATATGATTTAAGGGATTgagagtttttttcctttgctttgagAGCTTGAAACTACTGTTTCCATAACCTGCTTTGGAGGCGTTGCCCATTTTGTACCTTTCTATGTTTGTAAGCCACAAATcaggtatttttttcaaatactagACTTAGCTTTATGGAAAGAGATGAGTTAAATGCATTGAAAATTTGGTTTAAAAACTTGAATGTTAGAACTGTAATCTGATAGTAATAACAATTTTTGTGTTGCCACATGGTTGATTGGcagcttttatatttaaatacacTTTTAATCCTGCTAGATCTCATGCGTCGTCAGGAAGAATTGAGGCGCTTGGAAGAACTCCGAAACCAAGAACTTCAAAAACGCAAGCAGATACAATTGAGGTATTTTGTCTTCCACTGTGCAGAGGTGTGGCCACTGTAGGCCTGCATGAATTTAGATATGTTAGCTAAACTTGCTTCTCAAAAGCATAATGTGTGATATTTCTGATAATATAATGCAACATAAAAGATTGTTTTCAAGTGTTGCTTGATatttttacttatttcaggTCTGCTAATTTAGTTGTAAATTTCTGAGATTTCTAAATAGTATAGAAATGTCTTAgcctatttttttgtttcatatttattttaacatgaCTGAAGCATTGCTGTAATAGATAGGAACATGCGTCTAAATTTTATGGGCAGGCAATTTGCATGTAGAATGATAGCATCAAACATATTCTAGTATgttgaaaacaatttttcttttaggaTTTTATGCAAGTACTTGTTTTAATGCCTCTTTTAAAGTTTAAGAAAATTTCTGAGATTTCTAAATAGTATAGAAATGTCTTAgcctatttttttatttcatatttattttaacatgaCTGAAGCATTGCTGTAATAGATAGGAACATGCGTCTAAATTTTATGGGCAGGCAATTTGCATGTAGAATGATAGCATCAAACATATTCTAGTATgttgaaaacaatttttcttttaggaTTTTATGCAAGTACTTGTTTTAATGCCTCTTTTAAAGTTTAAGAAAATTTCTGAGATTTCTAAATAGTATAGAAATGTCTTAgcctatttttttgtttcatatttattttaacatgaCTGAAGCATTGCTGTAATAGATAGGAACATGCGTCTAAATTTTATGGGCAGGCAATTTGCATGTAGAATGATAGCATCAAACATATTCTAGTATgttgaaaacaatttttcttttagga
This region includes:
- the PSPC1 gene encoding paraspeckle component 1 isoform X2, with translation MAANRNLKQVRIENSSPAVPLGMVGGGGGGNLKGLRGLEGESEAAAAMALVPSKEGGGDEEQEVGFTIDIKSFLKPGEKSYTQRCRLFVGNLPTDITEEDFKRLFERYGEPSEVFINRDRGFGFIRLESRTLAEIAKAELDGTILKSRPLRIRFATHGAALTVKNLSPVVSNELLEQAFSQFGPVERAVVVVDDRGRATGKGFVEFAAKPPARKALERCSDGAFLLTTTPRPVVVEPMEQFDDEDGLPEKLMQKTQQYHKEREQPPRFAQPGTFEFEYASRWKALDEMEKQQREQVDRNIREAKEKLEAEMEAARHEHQLMLMRQDLMRRQEELRRLEELRNQELQKRKQIQLRHEEEHRRREEEMLRQREQEELRRQQEGGFKPNFMDNREQEMRMGDMGPRGAINMGDAFSPAPAGNQGPPPMMGMNMNNRGTLPGPAMGPGPSMGPEGAANMGTPMMPDNGTVVTVKILKMQMKTGLCRILLLSYADKRES
- the PSPC1 gene encoding paraspeckle component 1 isoform X3 translates to MAANRNLKQVRIENSSPAVPLGMVGGGGGGNLKGLRGLEGESEAAAAMALVPSKEGGGDEEQEVGFTIDIKSFLKPGEKSYTQRCRLFVGNLPTDITEEDFKRLFERYGEPSEVFINRDRGFGFIRLESRTLAEIAKAELDGTILKSRPLRIRFATHGAALTVKNLSPVVSNELLEQAFSQFGPVERAVVVVDDRGRATGKGFVEFAAKPPARKALERCSDGAFLLTTTPRPVVVEPMEQFDDEDGLPEKLMQKTQQYHKEREQPPRFAQPGTFEFEYASRWKALDEMEKQQREQVDRNIREAKEKLEAEMEAARHEHQLMLMRQDLMRRQEELRRLEELRNQELQKRKQIQLRHEEEHRRREEEMLRQREQEELRRQQEGGFKPNFMDNVTVKILKMQMKTGLCRILLLSYADKRES
- the PSPC1 gene encoding paraspeckle component 1 isoform X1; protein product: MAANRNLKQVRIENSSPAVPLGMVGGGGGGNLKGLRGLEGESEAAAAMALVPSKEGGGDEEQEVGFTIDIKSFLKPGEKSYTQRCRLFVGNLPTDITEEDFKRLFERYGEPSEVFINRDRGFGFIRLESRTLAEIAKAELDGTILKSRPLRIRFATHGAALTVKNLSPVVSNELLEQAFSQFGPVERAVVVVDDRGRATGKGFVEFAAKPPARKALERCSDGAFLLTTTPRPVVVEPMEQFDDEDGLPEKLMQKTQQYHKEREQPPRFAQPGTFEFEYASRWKALDEMEKQQREQVDRNIREAKEKLEAEMEAARHEHQLMLMRQDLMRRQEELRRLEELRNQELQKRKQIQLRHEEEHRRREEEMLRQREQEELRRQQEGGFKPNFMDNREQEMRMGDMGPRGAINMGDAFSPAPAGNQGPPPMMGMNMNNRGTLPGPAMGPGPSMGPEGAANMGTPMMPDNGTVHNERFPQGGPSQMGSPLVSRTGSETPQPPMSGVGAVSGGPGGFGRGNPGGNFEGPNKRRRY